In one Chitinophaga sancti genomic region, the following are encoded:
- a CDS encoding nitroreductase family protein, whose translation MNLETQNWNTFKVINRSRRAIKDFEDVQIPDQDVQDILEEALLAPSSANSQPYEILWIKTSEIKAKVAKACNGQRAAVQASSLFVFVSGTRIIKETLKSYTAHTEHSTVLSEKSKAYHHSIVKKMSVFLKFAPLVIWTPILGFFSWFLPAISILPLGAMGIRHWTAKNSIFAAQNLLLAAVAKGYDACPMEGFNAQKIASLLNLPYGSVIPVVIAFGKKSDDAHVEPQWRRSFGDVVKVY comes from the coding sequence ATGAATTTAGAAACACAAAACTGGAACACTTTCAAAGTAATAAACAGGAGCCGGAGAGCAATTAAAGATTTTGAAGATGTCCAAATTCCCGATCAGGACGTGCAGGATATATTGGAAGAAGCTTTACTGGCTCCTTCAAGTGCAAATTCCCAGCCCTATGAAATACTCTGGATCAAAACCTCCGAAATAAAAGCAAAGGTTGCCAAAGCATGCAACGGTCAGCGCGCTGCGGTACAAGCAAGCAGTCTGTTTGTATTCGTATCTGGAACGCGTATCATAAAAGAAACGTTGAAAAGTTATACTGCTCACACGGAGCATTCCACTGTGCTGTCAGAGAAATCAAAGGCTTACCATCATAGCATTGTTAAAAAAATGAGCGTCTTTCTAAAATTTGCTCCACTTGTGATCTGGACACCGATACTTGGTTTTTTTTCCTGGTTTTTACCGGCGATTTCCATACTGCCTCTCGGTGCTATGGGGATCAGGCACTGGACAGCAAAAAATTCAATTTTTGCAGCACAAAATCTTTTACTGGCAGCTGTGGCCAAAGGCTATGACGCTTGCCCAATGGAAGGTTTTAACGCCCAAAAAATCGCATCCCTTTTAAATTTACCGTATGGCTCTGTTATTCCGGTTGTTATCGCTTTTGGTAAAAAAAGCGATGATGCGCATGTTGAACCACAATGGCGCAGATCTTTTGGCGATGTTGTTAAAGTTTACTGA
- the istA gene encoding IS21 family transposase, which translates to MDKKTMSNWIMYHEIHRLAREGLSNLAIAKYAVCDRRTIARYLAMSESEYEEFLIKQDIRPKVLDKYEDFVKGRLIAAPGASAAQMLDWLKEHYKDLPRLNPKTVYNYVMGIRQKYNIPLETIDREYFVVEELPYGQQAQADFGEYYLRNSEAKKKKVHFFTMMLSRSRMKYVYFSSIPFTTDTTINAHEAAFQYFNGITAELVYDQDKLLLSSEQIGDLLLTSKFKAYVREQALGLHFCRKSDPESKGKIENVVKYVKGNFLYGRVYYDIETLQQQVLGWLTRTGNGVAHSTTRKVPFAEWDIEQGYLKPWMPVKHKPAYILRYLRKDNTFSLEGNFYSVPQGTYKKDVEVKIYRKENELHVYSQQDEFLCKHGIANSKGNKIINSDHKRDKSQKLNVLMEEVAAMFTDRSLAIKFFEMIREQKARYLRDQLLAIREAILEHDQKTYDKVLEKCVREKYASAIVFRDLLKMHEQENKEEYAQTGKIILLDRNSTRKAAIQPDKRDLGDYEKIFNS; encoded by the coding sequence ATGGATAAAAAGACAATGAGTAATTGGATCATGTATCATGAAATTCATAGATTGGCAAGGGAGGGGCTAAGTAATTTAGCCATAGCAAAGTACGCAGTATGCGATAGACGCACCATAGCCCGGTATTTAGCAATGAGTGAATCGGAGTACGAAGAGTTCCTGATAAAACAGGATATCCGCCCGAAAGTTCTGGACAAATACGAAGACTTTGTAAAAGGAAGACTGATAGCAGCTCCTGGAGCCAGTGCTGCGCAAATGTTAGACTGGCTTAAAGAACACTATAAGGATCTGCCACGGTTGAATCCCAAGACAGTTTACAACTATGTAATGGGTATCCGGCAGAAGTACAACATTCCGTTAGAAACCATCGACAGGGAATACTTTGTAGTAGAGGAGTTACCCTATGGTCAACAGGCACAAGCCGACTTTGGAGAGTATTATCTTCGGAACAGTGAGGCAAAAAAGAAGAAAGTGCATTTCTTCACCATGATGTTATCCCGCTCCCGGATGAAATATGTCTACTTCTCATCCATTCCTTTTACAACAGACACCACTATCAATGCCCATGAAGCTGCATTCCAGTATTTTAATGGGATTACAGCTGAATTGGTTTATGACCAGGATAAGCTACTGTTGTCCAGTGAGCAAATAGGTGATTTGTTGCTCACTTCAAAATTTAAAGCTTATGTACGTGAACAGGCTCTGGGCCTTCATTTTTGCCGAAAAAGTGATCCGGAAAGTAAGGGCAAAATAGAAAATGTCGTGAAATATGTAAAAGGAAATTTCTTATATGGCAGGGTCTATTATGACATAGAAACCCTTCAGCAGCAGGTCTTAGGGTGGTTGACGCGAACCGGAAATGGGGTAGCACATTCCACTACAAGAAAAGTGCCTTTTGCCGAATGGGACATCGAACAGGGTTATTTAAAGCCATGGATGCCGGTAAAACACAAGCCAGCTTATATTTTGCGGTACTTAAGGAAAGATAATACATTTTCTCTTGAGGGTAATTTTTATTCAGTGCCCCAGGGAACCTACAAGAAGGACGTTGAGGTCAAAATCTACCGCAAAGAAAATGAATTGCATGTCTATAGCCAGCAGGACGAGTTTTTGTGCAAACATGGTATCGCAAATAGCAAGGGGAACAAAATCATCAATAGCGATCATAAAAGAGATAAATCTCAAAAGCTGAATGTTTTGATGGAAGAGGTTGCGGCAATGTTTACCGATAGGTCTCTGGCCATCAAATTTTTTGAAATGATCCGGGAACAAAAAGCCAGATATCTGAGAGATCAGTTATTAGCTATCAGGGAGGCCATTCTGGAGCATGATCAAAAAACCTATGATAAAGTATTGGAGAAATGTGTTCGGGAAAAATATGCCAGTGCAATTGTCTTCAGGGATCTTTTAAAGATGCATGAGCAGGAGAATAAGGAAGAATACGCCCAGACAGGGAAAATTATTCTTTTGGATCGTAATAGCACCAGAAAGGCCGCTATCCAGCCAGACAAAAGGGATCTGGGTGATTATGAAAAGATTTTTAACAGTTAA
- a CDS encoding sigma-54-dependent transcriptional regulator, translated as MKILIVEDEFIVANDLRLMLQKAGYTVVGIASGVVQARKLIESKQPDWILIDIILKGDLTGIDLARELMTQHIPFLFISANTNQEILEAAKTTNPYGFLVKPFREKDLLVMLDIAFFRHEMEAKQQQPATLPDTGMVGRSAAFVNVLDHISKVAQSNTSVLITGESGTGKERVAAAIHRASARSQQPMVTVNCAALPLSLVESELFGYERGAFTGANQQRIGKFEQANGGTVFLDEIGELPLEAQVKLLRVLQQREVERLGGQAIIPIDVRIITATNRPLEKEVAEGRFRLDLYYRLNVFPIEVPPLRERKDDIAPLAYYFLEKFGKTVNKISPAVMRQMKEYSWPGNIRELEHLIERQVLLAEGPEINSIDLRAQPNITPVASSEVIKTMEEMEKEHIIRALKASQGKVSGAGGAAAALGIAAQTLFARMKKFGIKQTYQ; from the coding sequence ATGAAGATCCTGATTGTAGAAGATGAGTTTATAGTGGCCAATGACCTGCGGCTGATGCTGCAGAAGGCAGGTTACACGGTGGTAGGCATCGCCTCCGGCGTAGTACAGGCACGCAAACTGATTGAGAGCAAACAACCTGACTGGATACTGATAGATATAATTCTCAAAGGCGATCTGACAGGCATTGACCTGGCAAGAGAGCTGATGACACAGCATATTCCTTTCCTGTTTATTTCTGCCAATACCAACCAGGAGATCCTGGAAGCAGCCAAGACCACCAATCCCTATGGTTTCCTGGTAAAGCCTTTCAGGGAAAAGGATCTGCTGGTGATGCTGGACATTGCTTTTTTCAGGCATGAGATGGAGGCTAAGCAGCAACAGCCGGCTACCTTACCTGATACAGGCATGGTGGGCCGGAGTGCAGCTTTTGTCAATGTACTGGATCATATCAGCAAGGTGGCACAGAGCAATACTTCTGTACTCATCACCGGCGAAAGCGGTACTGGCAAGGAAAGAGTGGCGGCAGCTATTCACCGGGCCTCCGCCAGAAGTCAGCAGCCTATGGTGACGGTAAACTGTGCAGCACTGCCTCTATCGCTGGTAGAATCAGAATTGTTCGGGTATGAGAGAGGTGCTTTTACCGGTGCGAACCAGCAAAGGATCGGGAAGTTTGAACAGGCGAACGGCGGCACAGTATTCCTGGATGAGATAGGAGAACTGCCCCTGGAGGCACAGGTGAAACTGCTGCGGGTATTGCAGCAGCGGGAAGTAGAACGCCTGGGAGGGCAGGCAATTATTCCGATAGATGTACGCATTATTACCGCCACTAACAGGCCCCTGGAGAAAGAGGTAGCAGAGGGGCGGTTCAGGTTAGACCTGTATTACAGGCTGAATGTATTTCCGATAGAGGTACCGCCATTGCGGGAAAGGAAAGATGATATAGCACCATTGGCTTACTACTTCCTGGAGAAATTCGGAAAGACGGTGAATAAGATCAGCCCTGCTGTAATGCGGCAGATGAAAGAATATTCCTGGCCCGGGAATATCAGGGAACTGGAGCACCTGATAGAAAGACAGGTATTGCTGGCAGAGGGACCGGAGATTAATTCCATTGATCTGCGGGCACAGCCCAATATTACGCCGGTGGCTTCCTCAGAGGTGATCAAGACGATGGAAGAGATGGAGAAGGAGCATATTATCAGGGCACTGAAGGCCAGCCAGGGAAAGGTAAGCGGAGCAGGAGGGGCAGCGGCAGCCCTTGGAATAGCTGCGCAGACCCTGTTTGCCAGGATGAAGAAGTTTGGTATTAAGCAAACGTATCAATGA
- the istB gene encoding IS21-like element helper ATPase IstB, protein MKSKEKINGHCRQLRLGAIGSQVESIADNASAEGISYLEFAEKLLDIEIQHRNLKDMERKTKEARLPITHNLQEYDCSLVEGMPASRLEQLKELTWLDQKFNLIVLGPNGIGKSFLSAGLCHHALKNGYRAYFRAMDEIMTMLRTRDISKPAMADYKRLQKAHLVVIDDIMMIDIARNEANAFFHFINMLHEKTSFIITTNKSPKEWAETIGDEVITTAILDRILYRCEILKLNGESFRLKNRKTIFTSID, encoded by the coding sequence ATGAAATCAAAAGAAAAGATTAACGGGCATTGTAGACAACTTAGGCTGGGCGCAATAGGGTCTCAGGTTGAGTCAATAGCTGATAATGCTTCTGCAGAAGGAATTAGTTATCTGGAATTTGCTGAAAAGCTATTGGACATTGAGATCCAACACAGAAACCTAAAAGATATGGAACGTAAAACAAAAGAGGCCCGTCTGCCTATCACCCATAATCTTCAGGAATATGATTGCTCACTGGTAGAAGGAATGCCTGCTTCCCGCCTGGAACAGTTGAAAGAATTGACCTGGCTGGATCAGAAATTTAATCTAATTGTCCTCGGCCCAAACGGCATCGGCAAATCATTCCTTTCTGCAGGGCTTTGCCATCATGCCCTCAAAAATGGCTATAGGGCCTATTTTAGAGCCATGGATGAAATTATGACCATGCTCAGAACAAGAGACATCTCTAAACCCGCCATGGCCGACTATAAACGCCTGCAAAAGGCCCATCTGGTTGTTATCGACGATATCATGATGATCGATATTGCCAGGAATGAAGCGAATGCATTCTTCCATTTTATCAATATGCTCCATGAGAAAACGTCCTTCATCATCACTACTAATAAATCGCCCAAAGAGTGGGCTGAAACGATTGGAGACGAAGTGATTACGACAGCTATCCTTGATAGGATTTTATATAGATGTGAAATATTGAAGTTAAATGGGGAGAGCTTTAGGTTGAAAAACAGAAAGACAATCTTCACATCAATCGATTAA
- a CDS encoding bifunctional aconitate hydratase 2/2-methylisocitrate dehydratase — MSRYNEYLKEIEERKGLGLHPKPIDGSELLSEIIAQIKDLGNVNRKDSLNFFIYNVLPGTTSAAGVKAQFLKEIILGTSKVEEITPAFAFELLSHMKGGPSIQVLLDLALGEDAAIAKAAADVLKTQVFLYDADTDRLKEAFKNENPIAKEILESYAKAEFFTKLASVPEEIRIVTFIAGEGDISTDLLSPGNQAHSRSDRELHGLCMITPQAQAEIRALQAQHPDKSVMLIADKGTMGVGSSRMSGVNNVALWTGKQASPYVPFVNIAPIVGGTNGISPIFLTTVDVTGGIGIDLKNWVKKLDENGKLVRNEQGEHILEEVYSVATGTVLTINTKTKKLYNGDKELIDISKALTPQKMEFIRAGGSYAIVFGKKIQTIAAKILGIEQTPVFALPKEISVEGQGLTAVEKIFNKNAVGIAPGKILHAGSDVRVEVNIVGSQDTTGLMTAQELESMAATTISPIVDGAYQSGCHTASVWDKKAQANIPKLMKFMNEFGLITARDPKGEYHSMTDVIHKVLNDITIDEWAIIIGGDSHTRMSKGVAFGADSGTVALALATGEASMPIPESVKVTFKGAMKDHMDFRDVVHATQAQMLQKFAGENVFQGRVIEVHIGTLPADQAFTFTDWTAEMKAKASICISEDDTLIKSLEIAKGRIQIMIEKGMDNSKQVLQGLINKADKRIAEIKSGEKPALAPDANAKYYAEVVVDLDVIVEPMIADPDVNNDDVSKRYTHDTIRGLSYYGDAKKVDLGFVGSCMVHKGDLKIVSQMLKNLEKQQGKVEFHAPLVVAAPTYNIIDELKAEGDWEILQKYSGFEFDDAAPKGVARTTYENMMYLERPGCNLCMGNQEKAAKGDTVMATSTRLFQGRVVEDSDRKKGESLLASTPVVVLSAILGRIPNVDEYKAAVEGIDLTKFAPPLKNLAAVGKDSLAY; from the coding sequence ATGAGTCGTTATAATGAATATCTTAAAGAGATAGAAGAAAGAAAAGGTCTGGGCCTACATCCGAAGCCGATTGACGGATCCGAATTACTGAGTGAAATCATCGCACAAATTAAAGATCTCGGAAATGTAAACAGGAAAGATTCTCTTAATTTCTTCATTTATAACGTGTTGCCAGGAACTACCAGTGCTGCTGGTGTGAAAGCTCAGTTTTTAAAGGAAATTATTCTGGGCACCTCCAAAGTTGAAGAGATCACGCCTGCTTTTGCATTCGAGCTGTTATCTCATATGAAGGGTGGTCCTTCTATCCAGGTATTGCTGGACCTCGCGCTGGGTGAAGATGCTGCTATCGCCAAAGCTGCTGCAGATGTACTGAAAACACAGGTATTCCTTTATGATGCTGACACTGATCGTCTGAAAGAAGCATTCAAAAACGAAAATCCAATTGCTAAAGAAATACTTGAAAGTTACGCAAAGGCTGAGTTTTTCACGAAGCTGGCCAGCGTACCTGAAGAGATCAGGATCGTAACTTTCATTGCTGGTGAAGGTGATATTTCTACTGACTTACTCTCTCCGGGTAACCAGGCACACTCCAGGTCCGACCGTGAACTGCATGGTTTATGCATGATCACTCCACAGGCACAGGCTGAAATCAGGGCACTGCAGGCACAACATCCTGACAAGAGTGTAATGCTGATTGCTGATAAAGGTACAATGGGCGTAGGTTCATCCAGGATGTCAGGTGTAAACAACGTGGCTCTCTGGACAGGTAAACAGGCAAGTCCATATGTTCCATTTGTGAATATTGCTCCGATTGTAGGTGGTACCAACGGTATCTCTCCTATCTTCCTCACGACTGTTGACGTAACCGGTGGTATTGGTATTGACCTGAAAAACTGGGTGAAGAAACTGGACGAAAATGGTAAGCTTGTTCGCAATGAACAGGGCGAGCATATCCTGGAAGAAGTTTACTCCGTGGCAACCGGCACAGTGCTGACCATCAACACGAAGACTAAGAAACTGTATAACGGCGATAAAGAACTGATTGACATTTCCAAGGCACTGACGCCTCAGAAAATGGAATTTATCAGGGCCGGTGGTTCATATGCGATCGTATTTGGTAAAAAGATCCAGACTATAGCAGCTAAGATCCTCGGTATTGAGCAAACACCGGTATTTGCGCTGCCAAAAGAAATTTCTGTTGAAGGTCAGGGTCTGACTGCAGTAGAAAAGATCTTTAACAAGAATGCAGTAGGCATTGCTCCTGGCAAAATATTACATGCTGGTTCAGATGTTCGCGTAGAAGTAAATATCGTAGGTTCCCAGGATACGACTGGTCTGATGACAGCCCAGGAGCTGGAATCTATGGCAGCTACCACGATTTCTCCAATTGTAGACGGTGCTTACCAGTCTGGTTGTCACACGGCTTCAGTATGGGATAAGAAAGCACAGGCAAACATTCCAAAGCTCATGAAGTTCATGAATGAGTTTGGACTGATCACTGCGCGTGACCCGAAAGGCGAATATCATTCCATGACGGATGTAATTCACAAAGTACTCAACGATATTACAATAGATGAGTGGGCGATCATCATTGGTGGTGACTCTCACACAAGAATGTCCAAAGGTGTGGCATTTGGTGCTGACTCAGGTACCGTTGCGCTGGCACTGGCTACCGGTGAGGCTTCCATGCCAATTCCTGAATCCGTGAAAGTAACCTTCAAAGGTGCCATGAAGGATCACATGGACTTCCGCGATGTAGTACATGCTACACAGGCACAGATGCTGCAGAAATTTGCTGGTGAGAACGTATTCCAGGGTAGAGTGATTGAAGTACATATCGGTACACTGCCTGCTGACCAGGCCTTCACTTTCACTGACTGGACTGCGGAGATGAAAGCAAAAGCATCTATCTGTATTTCTGAAGATGATACCCTGATCAAATCACTGGAAATTGCGAAAGGCAGGATCCAGATCATGATCGAAAAGGGCATGGATAACAGCAAGCAGGTGCTGCAGGGTCTGATCAATAAAGCTGATAAGAGAATCGCTGAGATTAAATCCGGTGAAAAACCAGCGCTGGCACCTGATGCAAATGCTAAATACTACGCTGAAGTGGTAGTTGACCTGGATGTGATCGTGGAACCAATGATTGCGGATCCGGATGTAAATAACGACGACGTATCTAAGAGATATACCCACGATACCATCCGCGGCCTGTCTTACTATGGTGATGCGAAGAAAGTGGATCTTGGTTTCGTAGGTTCCTGTATGGTGCACAAGGGCGATCTGAAAATCGTTTCCCAGATGCTGAAGAACCTGGAAAAACAACAGGGCAAGGTGGAGTTCCATGCACCACTGGTGGTAGCTGCTCCAACTTACAACATCATTGATGAACTGAAAGCAGAAGGTGACTGGGAGATCCTGCAGAAGTATTCTGGTTTCGAATTTGATGATGCTGCGCCAAAAGGTGTTGCACGTACAACGTATGAAAATATGATGTACCTGGAGCGTCCGGGTTGTAACCTGTGTATGGGTAACCAGGAGAAAGCGGCAAAGGGTGATACCGTAATGGCGACATCTACGCGCCTGTTCCAGGGTAGAGTGGTGGAAGATTCTGACCGTAAGAAAGGTGAGTCTCTGCTGGCATCTACACCGGTGGTGGTACTTTCAGCTATATTGGGAAGGATTCCTAATGTGGATGAGTACAAGGCAGCTGTGGAAGGTATTGACCTGACTAAGTTTGCGCCTCCGTTGAAGAATTTGGCGGCAGTGGGTAAGGATAGTTTGGCTTACTAA
- a CDS encoding winged helix-turn-helix transcriptional regulator, producing the protein METQHKSGCTFEASQATIMLPVFDSLDVLKGRWRLPILISLFFGAKRFTEISKAVSGISDKVLARELKELELNQLITRTAHNSFPPTVEYSATPHGESVERLVIELKNWGEKHRQQVIGKSS; encoded by the coding sequence ATGGAAACACAACATAAAAGCGGGTGCACTTTTGAAGCTAGTCAGGCCACGATCATGCTGCCTGTTTTTGATTCCCTCGACGTGCTAAAAGGCCGGTGGCGGTTGCCTATATTGATTTCGCTGTTTTTTGGCGCTAAACGGTTTACAGAAATATCCAAAGCTGTATCCGGAATCTCGGATAAAGTACTGGCCAGAGAACTGAAAGAACTGGAATTAAATCAGTTGATTACAAGGACTGCTCACAATAGCTTTCCGCCAACTGTAGAATACTCCGCCACTCCTCATGGAGAATCAGTAGAAAGGCTGGTGATCGAGCTTAAAAACTGGGGGGAAAAACACCGGCAACAGGTCATTGGCAAATCATCTTGA
- a CDS encoding c-type cytochrome, producing the protein MKFKLWVTLTILFFIYSFYVYIYSSSENPPAQPTASVLSGWKVWQNKNCHTCHQLYGLGGYMGPDLTNIASDPTKGSDAYMKAFMMNGTGKMPNLHLTEEEMTSLVSFLRWVDKSGKSRVAKESVHWTGTYIF; encoded by the coding sequence ATGAAGTTTAAGCTTTGGGTTACACTAACAATCTTATTTTTTATTTATTCGTTTTACGTTTACATCTACAGTAGTTCCGAAAACCCACCAGCTCAGCCTACTGCCAGTGTTCTCTCCGGATGGAAGGTATGGCAGAACAAAAATTGTCACACCTGCCACCAGTTATATGGTCTTGGCGGATACATGGGCCCAGACCTCACAAATATCGCTTCTGATCCCACCAAGGGAAGCGATGCTTACATGAAAGCATTTATGATGAATGGCACCGGCAAAATGCCTAATCTACACTTAACTGAGGAAGAAATGACCAGTTTAGTATCGTTTCTGCGATGGGTAGATAAAAGTGGCAAAAGCCGGGTAGCAAAGGAATCTGTACACTGGACAGGAACTTATATTTTTTAA
- a CDS encoding cbb3-type cytochrome c oxidase subunit I: MMDLQRLFIRFSLALLLLTVIAGVLASFAFLFPASFNTVLPFHELRPVHASAALFWIITGAACCVSYFSGRQSKPFMILWMVTIVVIFVNYGFQNYGGREYWEFPAYLNLPLLAAWLCFMAVFIRRLPKDTPIYYWMWTTGILFFLITFIEQNLWHIPWFRSSFLREVTIQWKANGSMVGAWNQMINGLSVYLLVAISGNAGLAQKKKTWFLFYLGLFNLMFNWGHHVYNVPNSNWMRGVAYGVSMTEWVIIILIIRDFKSNLSEGRKFRHLVVYRFISAAELWVAANLLLALLMSIPAINRYTHGTHITVAHAMGTTIGINTMLLLAAFGYILDVDSLSARVRKYLQIAIRINTLSLAVFWVSLIVAGLVKGVLSVDHPENSFFDVMEAIRPYLEAFTAAGLGVMIALGVICVIYLKHSRRRQTV; the protein is encoded by the coding sequence ATGATGGACTTACAAAGATTATTTATCCGGTTTTCGCTGGCGCTGCTGCTGTTGACCGTTATTGCAGGTGTGCTTGCATCGTTCGCATTTTTATTTCCTGCAAGTTTTAATACCGTACTGCCTTTTCACGAATTACGCCCTGTACACGCATCTGCTGCTTTGTTCTGGATTATCACAGGCGCTGCCTGCTGTGTGAGTTATTTCAGTGGAAGGCAGAGCAAGCCTTTTATGATACTGTGGATGGTGACGATTGTCGTGATTTTTGTGAACTATGGTTTTCAAAATTATGGTGGCCGGGAATACTGGGAGTTTCCTGCTTATCTGAATCTGCCACTGCTGGCAGCATGGTTATGCTTTATGGCGGTGTTTATCCGACGTTTGCCTAAGGATACTCCCATTTATTACTGGATGTGGACAACGGGCATCCTCTTCTTTCTCATCACATTCATTGAACAAAATCTCTGGCATATTCCATGGTTCCGGTCTTCTTTTTTAAGAGAAGTAACCATACAATGGAAAGCAAATGGTTCTATGGTTGGCGCCTGGAACCAGATGATCAATGGCTTATCTGTATACCTGTTGGTTGCGATTAGCGGCAATGCAGGACTGGCGCAAAAGAAAAAAACCTGGTTCCTCTTTTACCTGGGTTTATTTAACCTGATGTTCAACTGGGGCCATCATGTGTATAATGTGCCGAATAGTAACTGGATGCGTGGTGTGGCTTACGGGGTGAGTATGACGGAATGGGTGATCATTATCCTCATCATCCGGGATTTCAAAAGTAACCTCTCAGAGGGGCGAAAATTCAGGCACCTGGTGGTGTATCGCTTTATCAGTGCTGCAGAGCTCTGGGTAGCGGCTAATTTGCTACTGGCATTGCTGATGAGCATTCCTGCCATCAATCGTTATACCCATGGCACGCACATTACCGTGGCGCATGCGATGGGCACTACTATTGGAATTAATACGATGCTGCTGCTGGCGGCTTTCGGGTATATCCTGGATGTGGACAGCCTTTCAGCACGCGTTCGGAAATATTTACAGATAGCAATAAGAATCAACACGTTAAGCCTGGCAGTGTTCTGGGTGTCATTGATCGTAGCGGGGCTGGTGAAGGGTGTTCTTTCAGTAGATCATCCTGAAAATAGCTTTTTTGACGTGATGGAGGCGATCCGACCCTACCTGGAGGCATTTACGGCTGCCGGCCTGGGGGTAATGATCGCCCTGGGGGTGATTTGCGTGATTTATTTGAAGCATTCCCGGCGGAGACAAACAGTTTAA